In a genomic window of Terriglobales bacterium:
- a CDS encoding PAS domain S-box protein: MGSELALEAVRQAEQKYRSIFEHCVIGIFQTTPEGQYLAANPALARMYGYNSPEELIGALTDISRQLYVKPGRRAEFLKLVREHGKVIDFESQIYRRDKSVIWILESARLVRDEASGEVLYYEGMVQDITQRKLAEEERDQANARLALQYAVTRTLAEVRHLGEASSKVVQSICETMSWDVGELWYVDADVNVLRCADVWYAPGVNVHAFIDATQRAAFAPGMGLPGRVWSSRKAFWVPDVVVDDNFPRAAEAAEGGLHGAFAFPIILGGEVTGVMEFFSRGIHAPDDDLLSMLTALGTQIAKFIERERMAEQLAQYTENC, encoded by the coding sequence ATGGGATCAGAATTGGCGCTCGAAGCTGTCCGTCAAGCCGAGCAGAAATATCGTAGCATCTTCGAGCACTGTGTTATTGGGATTTTTCAGACAACGCCGGAGGGGCAATATCTCGCCGCCAACCCGGCACTTGCTCGCATGTATGGTTACAACTCGCCCGAGGAGTTGATCGGGGCACTAACGGACATCAGCCGTCAACTCTATGTCAAACCTGGTCGCCGCGCTGAATTTCTCAAACTGGTACGTGAACATGGGAAGGTGATCGATTTTGAGTCACAAATTTATCGGCGCGATAAAAGCGTCATCTGGATTCTGGAAAGCGCGCGCCTGGTGCGAGATGAAGCCAGCGGCGAAGTACTTTATTACGAAGGCATGGTACAGGACATAACGCAGCGCAAGTTGGCCGAGGAAGAGCGCGACCAAGCTAACGCTCGCTTGGCTCTCCAATACGCGGTAACGCGCACTCTAGCGGAAGTGCGGCATCTTGGTGAGGCTTCCAGCAAGGTCGTTCAGTCGATCTGCGAAACGATGAGCTGGGATGTTGGCGAGCTGTGGTATGTGGATGCGGACGTAAACGTGCTGCGGTGCGCAGACGTTTGGTACGCACCCGGGGTAAACGTCCACGCTTTTATTGATGCCACGCAACGGGCTGCTTTTGCGCCCGGCATGGGACTTCCCGGGCGCGTGTGGTCCAGCCGCAAAGCATTTTGGGTTCCCGATGTAGTCGTAGATGACAATTTCCCGCGCGCTGCAGAAGCGGCGGAAGGAGGGCTCCATGGCGCATTTGCGTTCCCAATTATTCTGGGCGGCGAAGTGACGGGTGTGATGGAGTTCTTCAGCCGTGGGATCCATGCCCCGGATGATGATTTACTCTCGATGCTTACTGCACTGGGCACACAGATAGCCAAATTTATCGAGCGGGAGCGGATGGCAGAACAGCTTGCGCAATACACGGAGAACTGCTGA